A stretch of the Pogona vitticeps strain Pit_001003342236 chromosome 8, PviZW2.1, whole genome shotgun sequence genome encodes the following:
- the CENATAC gene encoding centrosomal AT-AC splicing factor codes for MADDDGSGGGGEGGPGAVPMATTLFRCPVCRCSAFAGRRSHLHSAGHQRRLRAALARLGEKVEAARRTLRRAAVVPFDPSEHRRPFWCVCCGREVERWHLSAGGRAVLHGGLLQHLASPEHKKAVSAFWWENKADPKLKPKFLISWEDYERFKASLSDALDTYEAKEDEVIQEMAAHIREVEQRRQEMVQAILEPQTETELCDGSAATNAFAESLSDSAFATEEEEQPGPSSSSIGFLREPLRGPHGTLPGPDWLESGQSLTFIGRQAGEGNIHTGAKPPWLMDEEVNQGQIGPSYEEFLKEKEKEKLKKLPPQRVGANFDHTSQTGDGWLPSFGRVWNHGRRWQSRFQFKAEGGDKLSRTKKKRPKMN; via the exons ATGGCGGACGACgacggcagcggcggcggcggggaaggGGGGCCGGGGGCGGTTCCCATGGCGACGACGCTGTTCCGCTGCCCGGTGTGCCGGTGCAGCGCCTTTGCCGGCCGCCGGAGCCACCTGCACAGCGCGGGGCACCAGCGGCGGCTGCGAGCGGCGCTGGCTCGCCTCGGGGAGAAG GTGGAGGCGGCCCGGCGGACGCTGCGGCGCGCGGCGGTGGTGCCCTTCGACCCGTCGGAGCACCGGCGGCCCTTCTGGTGCGTCTGCTGCGGCCGGGAGGTGGAGCGGTGGCACCTGAGCGCCGGGGGCCGGGCGGTGCTGCACGgaggcctcctccagcacctggCCAG TCCCGAACATAAGAAAGCCGTCTCTGCCTTCTGGTGGGAGAACAAAGCAGACCCCAAGCTGAAGCCCAAATTCCTGATCTCTTGGGAGGACTATGAGCG CTTCAAGGCGTCTTTGTCTGACGCTCTGGACACCTACGAGGCCAAAGAAGATGAAGTTATTCAGGAG ATGGCAGCTCATATCCGAGAGGTAGAACAGAGGCGGCAAGAAATGGTGCAGGCCATCTTAGAG ccacagacagagacagagctGTGTGACGGATCTGCTGCCACCAATGCATTTGCAGAGAGCCTAAG TGACTCTGCTTTTGCCACGGAAGAAGAAGAGCAGCCTGGCCCAAGTAGCAGCAGCATCGGGTTTCTCAGAGAGCCGCTTAGAGGTCCCCATGGAACACTGCCTGGGCCTGACTGGCTGGAATCAGGACAGTCCCTAACTTTTATTGGCCGTCAG GCAGGGGAAGGCAACATTCACACAG GGGCCAAACCACCTTGGCTGATGGACGAGGAGGTAAACCAAGGGCAGATTGGACCGTCCTATGAAGAGTTTCTGAAGGAAA aagagaaagaaaaattgaagaagCTCCCACCCCAACGTGTTGGGGCCAACTTTGACCATACTTCCCAGACAGGAGATGGGTGGCTTCCCTCCTTTGGGCGGGTCTGGAACCACGGCAGGAGATGGCAGTCCAG GTT
- the FOXR1 gene encoding forkhead box protein R1 isoform X1 → MDNPGGDSSLPLFLGRPLVSEALGWGPPASFFFLFLFVFLFCFAALASRPDAAAKLLLFLEGASSPQPHADLELHPFQGLLNKVHNVFPPPTHTPTMCDTLCLLASLVESTMQPHLWTWVNPSLVCPIPGPVLFPPAGQEAPPAAHLLCLQEEQLCSSLASQAEERGGEAPQPVLADLPQAEDAQRGQTPASRKVKTLRSRGRKLKRVQGGWARPPLNYCILISLALSSSADGSLTVQEIYQFTRQHFPFFRTAPEGWKNTVRHNLCFSSSFEKTTDFVCLEGNRKSRLWKLTSEGRRKFQEETQVLTEEVMGLVHQSMDRPELMSSLFGL, encoded by the exons ATGGACAACCCTGGGGGAGACTCATCCCTACCTTTGTTTCTCGGGAGGCCCCTGGTAAGTGAGGCCCTGGGGTGGGGTCCTCcggcctcctttttttttctgtttctgtttgtttttcttttttgttttgctgccctGGCATCCCGCCCTGATGCAGCAGCAAAGCTCCTCCTGTTTCTGGAGGGAGCCTCTAGCCCCCAGCCCCACGCGGATCTGGAGCTACACCCCTTCCAAGGGTTGCTGAACAAAGTCCAtaatgtgttccccccccccacacacacacccaccatGTGTGACACCCTCTGTCTTCTTGCTTCCCTAGTGGAGTCCACCATGCAGCCTCACCTGTGGACGTGGGTGAACCCTAGCCTGGTCTGCCCCATTCCTGGGCCGGTGCTCTTCCCCCCAGCTGGCCAGGAGGCTCCTCCAGCCGCCCACTTGCTTTGCCTCCAGGAGGAACAGCTGTGCTCATCCCTGGCCAGCCAAGCAGAGGAG aggggaggggaagccccCCAGCCCGTGCTGGCTGATCTCCCTCAGGCAGAAGACGCTCAAAGAGGCCAAACGCCAGCATCTCGGAAAGTGAAGACTCTTCGGTCCCGGGGCAGGAAGCTGAAGAGGGTCCAGGGGGGCTGGGCCCGTCCGCCTCTGAACTACTGCATCCTCATCAGCCTGGCCCTGAGCAGCAGTGCGGACGGCAGCCTGACAGTGCAGGAGATTTACCAGTTCACAAG GCAGCACTTCCCCTTCTTCCGCACCGCTCCGGAGGGCTGGAAGAACACCGTCCGGCACAACCTGTGCTTCAGCAGCAGCTTTGAGAAGACCACCGACTTTGTCTGCCTGGAAGGGAACCGCAAGTCCCGCCTGTGGAAGCTCACCTCCGAAGGGCGGCGGAAGTTCCAGGAGGAGACGCAAGTGCTGACCGAGGAGGTGATGGGGCTGGTGCACCAGAGCATGGACAGGCCAG AATTAATGAGTTCTCTCTTTGGACTCTGA
- the FOXR1 gene encoding forkhead box protein R1 isoform X3, whose translation MQPHLWTWVNPSLVCPIPGPVLFPPAGQEAPPAAHLLCLQEEQLCSSLASQAEERGGEAPQPVLADLPQAEDAQRGQTPASRKVKTLRSRGRKLKRVQGGWARPPLNYCILISLALSSSADGSLTVQEIYQFTRQHFPFFRTAPEGWKNTVRHNLCFSSSFEKTTDFVCLEGNRKSRLWKLTSEGRRKFQEETQVLTEEVMGLVHQSMDRPELMSSLFGL comes from the exons ATGCAGCCTCACCTGTGGACGTGGGTGAACCCTAGCCTGGTCTGCCCCATTCCTGGGCCGGTGCTCTTCCCCCCAGCTGGCCAGGAGGCTCCTCCAGCCGCCCACTTGCTTTGCCTCCAGGAGGAACAGCTGTGCTCATCCCTGGCCAGCCAAGCAGAGGAG aggggaggggaagccccCCAGCCCGTGCTGGCTGATCTCCCTCAGGCAGAAGACGCTCAAAGAGGCCAAACGCCAGCATCTCGGAAAGTGAAGACTCTTCGGTCCCGGGGCAGGAAGCTGAAGAGGGTCCAGGGGGGCTGGGCCCGTCCGCCTCTGAACTACTGCATCCTCATCAGCCTGGCCCTGAGCAGCAGTGCGGACGGCAGCCTGACAGTGCAGGAGATTTACCAGTTCACAAG GCAGCACTTCCCCTTCTTCCGCACCGCTCCGGAGGGCTGGAAGAACACCGTCCGGCACAACCTGTGCTTCAGCAGCAGCTTTGAGAAGACCACCGACTTTGTCTGCCTGGAAGGGAACCGCAAGTCCCGCCTGTGGAAGCTCACCTCCGAAGGGCGGCGGAAGTTCCAGGAGGAGACGCAAGTGCTGACCGAGGAGGTGATGGGGCTGGTGCACCAGAGCATGGACAGGCCAG AATTAATGAGTTCTCTCTTTGGACTCTGA
- the FOXR1 gene encoding forkhead box protein R1 isoform X2, whose protein sequence is MDLRLQKPAFWASLHLRRGLHDWDLAGELSLGATCDQGPQVESTMQPHLWTWVNPSLVCPIPGPVLFPPAGQEAPPAAHLLCLQEEQLCSSLASQAEERGGEAPQPVLADLPQAEDAQRGQTPASRKVKTLRSRGRKLKRVQGGWARPPLNYCILISLALSSSADGSLTVQEIYQFTRQHFPFFRTAPEGWKNTVRHNLCFSSSFEKTTDFVCLEGNRKSRLWKLTSEGRRKFQEETQVLTEEVMGLVHQSMDRPELMSSLFGL, encoded by the exons ATGGACCTGCGGCTGCAGAAGCCGGCCTTTTGGGCCAGCCTCCACCTGCGCCGCGGTCTGCACGACTGGGACCTGGCTGGGGAGCTGAGCCTGGGCGCCACCTGCGACCAAGGGCCGCAAG TGGAGTCCACCATGCAGCCTCACCTGTGGACGTGGGTGAACCCTAGCCTGGTCTGCCCCATTCCTGGGCCGGTGCTCTTCCCCCCAGCTGGCCAGGAGGCTCCTCCAGCCGCCCACTTGCTTTGCCTCCAGGAGGAACAGCTGTGCTCATCCCTGGCCAGCCAAGCAGAGGAG aggggaggggaagccccCCAGCCCGTGCTGGCTGATCTCCCTCAGGCAGAAGACGCTCAAAGAGGCCAAACGCCAGCATCTCGGAAAGTGAAGACTCTTCGGTCCCGGGGCAGGAAGCTGAAGAGGGTCCAGGGGGGCTGGGCCCGTCCGCCTCTGAACTACTGCATCCTCATCAGCCTGGCCCTGAGCAGCAGTGCGGACGGCAGCCTGACAGTGCAGGAGATTTACCAGTTCACAAG GCAGCACTTCCCCTTCTTCCGCACCGCTCCGGAGGGCTGGAAGAACACCGTCCGGCACAACCTGTGCTTCAGCAGCAGCTTTGAGAAGACCACCGACTTTGTCTGCCTGGAAGGGAACCGCAAGTCCCGCCTGTGGAAGCTCACCTCCGAAGGGCGGCGGAAGTTCCAGGAGGAGACGCAAGTGCTGACCGAGGAGGTGATGGGGCTGGTGCACCAGAGCATGGACAGGCCAG AATTAATGAGTTCTCTCTTTGGACTCTGA